A genome region from Poecile atricapillus isolate bPoeAtr1 chromosome 34, bPoeAtr1.hap1, whole genome shotgun sequence includes the following:
- the LOC131590676 gene encoding olfactory receptor 14J1-like: MSNSSSISHFLLLALADTRQLQLLHFCLFLGISLAALLGNILIISAIACSHHLHSPMFFFLLNLALSDLGSICTTVPKAMHNSLWDTRDISYTGCAAQVFCYVFFISAEYFLLTIMCYDRYVSICKPLHYETLLGSRACAHMAAAAWASGFLYSLLHTANTFSLPLCQGNALDQFFCEIPHILKLSCSHSNLREIWLLAVSVCLALGCFVFIVFSYVQIFRAVLRIPSEQGRHKAFSTCLPHLAVVSLFLSTASFAHLKPPSISSPSLDLAVSVLYSVVAPALNPLIYSLRNQELKAAVWTLMTMLLL, translated from the exons atgtccaacagcagctccatcagccacttcctgctgctggcattggcagacacgcggcagctgcagctcctgcacttctgcctcttcctgggcatctccctggctgccctcctgggcaacATCCTCATCATCAGTGCCatagcctgcagccaccacctgcacagccccatgttcttcttcctgctcaacctggccctcagtgacctgggctccatctgcaccactgtgcccaaagccatgcacaattccctctgggacaccagagacatctcctacacaggatgtgctgcacagGTTTTTTGTTACGTGTTCTTCATCTCAGCAGAATATTTCCTCCTGACCATCATGTGCTACGACCGCTAcgtgtccatctgcaaacccctgcactacgaaaccctcctgggcagcagagcttgtgcccacatggcagcagctgcctgggccagtggctttctctattcactgctgcacacagccaatacattttccctgcccctgtgccagggcaatgCCCTGGAccagttcttctgtgaaatcccacacaTCCTCAAGCTCTCCTGTTCACACTCAAACCTCAGGGAAATTTGGCTTCTTGCAGTTAGTGTCTGTTTAGCACTtggctgttttgtgttcattgttttctcctatgtgcagatcttcagggctgtgctgaggatcccctctgagcagggacggcacaaagccttttccacctgcctccctcacctggcCGTGGTCTCCCTCTTCCTCAGCACTGCCTCATTTGCACACCTGAAGcctccctccatctcctccccatccctggatctggcagtgtcagttctgtactcagtggtggctccagccctgaaccccctcatctacagcctgaggaaccaggagctcaaggctgcagtgtggacaCTGATGACT atgTTGTTGCTCtga